Proteins from a single region of Gambusia affinis linkage group LG12, SWU_Gaff_1.0, whole genome shotgun sequence:
- the zbtb41 gene encoding zinc finger and BTB domain-containing protein 41 isoform X2, producing the protein MKRKPNSMVLPKRGRLATNSSAAEECSIPSNPNTVQDSSLPLRRLTMSQHSDNLLAFLNEDRTRQRFCDVSVLVGGTVYRAHKAVLAHGSSYFHAELSKNSGTMTHVTLDHVEDSVFQHLLGFLYTSECAVAETDLPALAEAARFLDMMDVLKLLCEDGKAIFSQGETRETELEIPSCDAAGADAEVQSTLSSKISPQHSVAESTNPASSREVKTCPKSATTRRSVCSRKTPSKHRKDNGKYCISNPTEQQRVESPGRPDEHKVDGVLEVNRDVKETPKPSQGDDVMEEDTEEDEQDVNVGAVSQKNICEASGNDRMALEEGSHTDRTEAPSGQDRDVHMPPTASTNQSPEYPEGLAPVIIQTSSKKTLKCPKCEKTFDRAGKYESHTRVHTGEKPFQCDICLQCYSTKSNLTVHKKKHAGDAPIPKKEHKCPFCNKLHASKKTLAKHVRRFHPDHTQEFFAARKKKSEGWKCAICSKTFSRRPHLQEHMILHTQDRPFKCSFCDEYFKSRFARLKHQEKYHLGPFPCEICGRQFNDTGNKKRHIECTHGGKRKWTCYVCGKSVRERTTLREHLRIHSGEKPHLCSICGQSFRHSSSYRLHLRVHHDDKRYECDQCGKTFIRHDHLTKHQKIHSGEKAHQCEECGKCFRRHDHLTVHYKSVHLGEKVWQKYKTAVHQCEVCKKEFKGKSSLEMHFRTHSGEKPHRCPECHQTFRIKKTLTKHMVIHSDARPFNCPHCSATFKRKDKLKYHVDHVHSARFTEPGANPTLTLTPSQDKAASAPFQGTPKSAPRSASNPAAVCIPVTLVPVPMAAGGPGDLHPHRAASLSSQTHSVVNVQAQGQQQQQQQNPGYQAATDLAFLEKYTLTPQPANIVHPVRPDQMLDPREQSYLGTLLGLDSAPSVQTISNSDHTHR; encoded by the exons ATgaagagaaaaccaaacagtATGGTTCTTCCAAAGCGTGGGAGGCTGGCGACAAACTCATCCGCTGCAGAGGAGTGCAGTATCCCCTCGAACCCCAATACCGTCCAGGATTCGTCCCTTCCTCTCAGACGCCTCACCATGTCACAGCACAGTGACAACCTCCTTGCGTTTCTGAACGAGGACCGGACCCGGCAGAGGTTCTGCGATGTGTCCGTGTTGGTGGGTGGGACGGTTTATAGAGCCCACAAAGCCGTCCTGGCCCACGGGAGCAGCTACTTTCATGCAGAGCTCTCCAAGAACTCGGGCACAATGACTCACGTCACTCTGGACCACGTGGAGGATTCGGTTTTCCAGCATCTGCTCGGCTTCCTGTACACGTCAGAGTGTGCCGTTGCAGAGACAGACCTCCCAGCTCTAGCTGAAGCAGCCAGGTTCTTGGATATGATGGACGTATTAAAGCTCTTGTGCGAGGACGGGAAAGCTATCTTTTCCCAGGGAGAGACGAGGGAAACTGAGTTAGAAATTCCCTCCTGTGATGCTGCTGGGGCGGACGCAGAGGTCCAGAGCACCCTAAGCAGCAAAATCTCCCCGCAGCACAGTGTTGCTGAAAGTACTAATCCAGCTTCAAGTAGGGAGGTGAAGACATGTCCGAAAAGTGCTACCACGCGGAGATCAGTTTGTTCAAGAAAAACACCCTCTAAGCATAGGAAAGACAATGGAAAGTACTGTATCAGCAATCCTACGGAGCAACAAAGAGTTGAATCACCAGGGAGACCAGATGAACACAAAGTGGACGGTGTTTTGGAGGTTAATCGGGATGTGAAAGAGACCCCCAAACCGTCTCAGGGCGATGACGTGATGGAGGAGGACACGGAGGAGGACGAGCAAGATGTTAACGTTGGTGCTGTTTCGCAGAAGAACATTTGTGAGGCTTCTGGAAATGACAGGATGGCTTTAGAGGAAGGTTCACACACTGACAGAACAGAGGCCCCATCCGGGCAAGATAGGGACGTTCACATGCCTCCAACAGCAAGCACTAACCAGAGTCCAGAGTATCCTGAGGGTCTGGCTCCAGTTATCATCCAAACATCCAGCAAAAAGACTCTTAAGTGTCCCAAATGTGAGAAGACTTTTGATCGTGCAG GGAAATACGAGAGTCACACCAGAGtccacacaggagagaagccTTTCCAGTGTGACATATGCCTCCAGTGCTACTCCACCAAGTCCAACCTGACGGTGCACAAGAAGAAGCATGCAGGCGATGCTCCTATTCCAAAGAAGGAGCACAAGTGTCCCTTTTGCAACAAACTCCATGCCAGCAAGAAAACTCTGGCCAAGCATGTCAGAAG GTTTCATCCCGATCACACTCAGGAGTTTTTTGCTGCGAGGAAAAAGAAGAGCGAAGGCTGGAAATGTGCA ATTTGTTCGAAGACGTTCAGCCGCAGGCCTCACCTGCAGGAGCACATGATCCTCCACACCCAGGACCGGCCCTTCAAATGCTCCTTCTGTGACGAGTACTTCAAGTCCAGGTTTGCGAGGCTGAAGCACCAAGAGAAATATCACTTGG GTCCGTTTCCCTGTGAGATCTGTGGACGGCAGTTCAACGACACCGGCAACAAGAAGAGGCACATAGAGTGCACACACGGAGGCAAAAGAAAGTGGACCTGCTACGTTTGTGGGAAATCAGTGAGGGAAAG GACGACGTTAAGGGAACACTTGCGTATTCACAGCGGAGAGAAACCTCATCTCTGCAGCATTTGTGGGCAAAGTTTCCGTCACAGCAGTTCCTACAG GCTTCACCTCAGAGTTCACCATGACGACAAGCGCTATGAGTGCGACCAATGTGGGAAAACCTTCATACGCCACGATCACCTGACCAAGCATCAGAAAATACACTCTG gtgAGAAAGCACACCAGTGTGAAGAATGTGGGAAGTGCTTCAGGCGCCACGATCATCTGACAGTGCACTATAAAAGTGTTCATTTGGGAGAGAAAGTTTGGCAGAA atataaaactgctgtGCATCAATGTGAGGTTTGCAAGAAAGAGTTTAAAGGAAAGTCCAGTTTGGAGATGCACTTCAGGACTCACTCAG GCGAGAAACCCCACAGATGCCCTGAGTGCCATCAGACCTTTCGGATCAAGAAGACCTTAACGAAGCACATGGTGATCCACTCGGACGCCCGTCCCTTTAACTGTCCGCACTGCAGCGCCACCTTCAAGAGAAAAGACAAGCTGAAGTACCATGTGGACCACGTGCACAGCGCCAGGTTCACCGAGCCTGGcgctaaccctaccctaaccctaacccccaGCCAGGACAAAGCCGCCTCCGCTCCTTTTCAGGGAACCCCCAAGTCGGCCCCGCGAAGCGCCTCCAACCCGGCCGCCGTCTGCATCCCCGTCACTTTAGTCCCTGTTCCCATGGCAGCGGGAGGTCCGGGAGACCTTCACCCCCACCGGGCCGCCTCTCTCTCGTCTCAGACCCACAGCGTGGTAAACGTTCAGGCTCagggccagcagcagcagcagcagcagaaccccGGCTACCAGGCAGCAACAGATCTGGCTTTCTTAGAGAAGTACACCCTGACCCCTCAGCCGGCCAACATCGTCCATCCCGTAAGGCCCGACCAGATGCTGGACCCTCGAGAGCAGTCGTACCTGGGGACGCTGCTGGGCCTGGACTCGGCTCCCTCTGTTCAAACCATCTCCAACTCCGATCACACTCAccgatga
- the LOC122841805 gene encoding complement factor H-like — translation MWLTGLRFALLVWIPGLLHAVSEKPCGVPNLEYGYFIPVQESYPHDSHVTYTCDAGYKTTKEGWWVTIVCQDGHWSEKPECALETACLPPVIPNGKFMQYQNGSFEINCDKGYFLNSQNMECHSGTWSKVSSCQRQTTACGQPPAVPDAVVIQAYQEVFEASSKVEYQCRDGFVTEGRQSKKIANCTAGEWVGTPHCIPIAETGSTDTQPFVSIDNCGKLPQVTNGLSEPHEQRYLKYTCQEYYKLVGPDTVVCHTGGTWSEVPTCKEDFCLLNTTVYPDLLDTTNPFIRNGDTEERKCLDKWRFTNYAVVRCIEMKLSVSRCCNKAQINFGTC, via the exons ATGTGGCTGACGGGTCTGAGATTTGCTCTCCTGGTTTGGATTCCTGGACTGCTGCATG CTGTGAGTGAAAAGCCGTGCGGTGTTCCCAACCTAGAATACGGTTATTTTATCCCGGTGCAAGAATCTTATCCTCATGACTCACATGTAACATACACCTGTGATGCGGGATACAAAACCACAAAGGAGGGATGGTGGGTGACAATCGTGTGTCAAGATGGCCACTGGTCCGAGAAACCGGAGTGTGCTT TGGAGACAGCCTGCCTTCCTCCGGTTATTCCGAACGGCAAATTCATGCAATACCAAAACGGTTCGTTTGAAATAAACTGCGACAAAGGATATTTTCTAAACAGCCAGAATATGGAGTGCCACAGTGGGACGTGGTCCAAGGTATCGTCCTGTCAGA GACAAACCACGGCGTGCGGCCAGCCGCCAGCTGTCCCTGATGCTGTCGTTATTCAGGCATACCAGGAGGTGTTTGAAGCTTCTTCCAAAGTGGAGTATCAGTGCAGAGATGGATTTGTCACAGAGGGCAGACAGTCCAAAAAAATTGCCAACTGCACGGCTGGAGAATGGGTCGGAACTCCACATTGCA TACCTATTGCCGAAACCGGATCCACCGACACTCAGCCATTCGTATCCA TCGATAATTGTGGAAAGCTCCCTCAGGTTACAAACGGACTTTCCGAGCCACATGAGCAGCGTTATTTGAAATACACGTGTCAGGAATATTACAAGTTAGTGGGTCCTGACACAGTGGTGTGTCACACAGGAGGCACGTGGTCCGAAGTCCCGACATGTAAAG aGGATTTCTGTCTTCTGAACACTACAGTATATCCTGACCTATTAGATACTACCAATCCATTTATCAGAAATGGGGACACAGAGGAACGGAAATGTCTTGATAAATGGAGGTTTACCAACTATGCTGTGGTTCGGTGCATTGAAATGAAACTCAGTGTATCCAGAT gtTGCAACAAGGCCCAGATAAACTTT GGTACATGCTGA
- the LOC122841810 gene encoding microfibril-associated glycoprotein 4-like produces MKLLSALLLLLVPLLASCFTDCSDIFRQNPSNPSGVYTIYPNGSTSGVQVYCDMDSHGGRWTVFQRRMDGTVNFYRNWNDYKLGFGNADGEYWLGLENIYFLTQQKQQELVVDMEDFEGNKVYARYTSFSVGPESDGYRLQVGDYIDGGAGSTLGRHNGQQWQTFDRYQHAGPENCARLFLGAFWYWRCYYGNPNGVYIWGANGSKYEVGVIWYNWKASQNQPTYSLKAISMKIRPVQ; encoded by the exons ATGAAG ctgctgtcagctcttctcctcctgctggtTCCTCTGTTGGCCAGCTGTTTTACGGACTGCAGCGACATTTTTCGTCAGAATCCCAGCAATCCCAGTGGTGTTTACACCATCTATCCCAACGGATCCACATCTGGTGTCCAG gtttACTGTGACATGGACTCACATGGAGGACGATGGACC GTGTTCCAGAGAAGGATGGACGGCACGGTAAATTTCTACAGGAACTGGAATGACTACAAGTTGGGCTTTGGGAACGCAGATGGAGAGTACTGGCTTG GTTTGGAGAACATCTACTTCCTCACTCAGCAGAAACAGCAAGAGCTGGTAGTGGACATGGAGGACTTCGAAGGAAACAAGGTGTACGCTCGTTACACCTCGTTCAGTGTGGGCCCTGAGTCCGATGGGTATCGTCTACAAGTGGGTGATTACATCGACGGAGGAGCAG gaAGCACTCTGGGGCGTCATAATGGACAACAGTGGCAGACTTTTGATCGTTATCAGCACGCCGGGCCGGAAAACTGTGCAAGGTTATTCCTGGGAGCTTTCTGGTACTGGAGGTGCTACTATGGAAACCCAAACGGGGTCTACATCTGGGGCGCTAATGGCTCTAAATATGAGGTTGGAGTAATCTGGTACAACTGGAAGGCCTCGCAGAATCAGCCCACCTATTCCCTGAAGGCCATCAGCATGAAGATCCGCCCTGTTCAGTAA
- the LOC122841809 gene encoding complement factor H-related protein 4-like → MEVRCLEFVLLLWVPGLLQAQGPQPCSAPSLDAGFFLPVQESYPHGTKISYSCNDGYKAERGGWWGTSTCLDGIWFGTPTCIENPPTCCEPPKISNATIINLDFQDVFTQDTEVVYQCKDGHTTKEGATKKSVFCRAGVWTDVPTCAPSTGPGHPTVTSIDNCGAFPQVTNGLAEPYERLHLKYTCQDYYKLVGPDTVVCHRGGTWSEVPTCKEDFCRLNTAEYPDLLDTGNTLIRNGDTVYPRCIDIRTFHNYVVIRCIEGKLSVSRCCNWAKIKLDQC, encoded by the exons ATGGAGGTGAGGTGTCTTGAATTTGTTCTTCTGCTTTGGGTTCCTGGACTGCTGCAAG CTCAAGGCCCTCAGCCTTGCAGCGCTCCGAGCCTGGATGCAGGTTTTTTTCTCCCGGTGCAGGAATCATATCCTCATGGAACAAAGATCAGTTATTCCTGCAATGATGGATACAAAGCAGAACGAGGAGGCTGGTGGGGAACAAGCACATGTCTCGATGGTATATGGTTTGGTACCCCAACCTGTATTG AAAATCCTCCTACCTGCTGTGAGCCTCCAAAAATATCCAATGCCACCATAATTAATCTGGATTTTCAGGACGTATTTACTCAAGACACAGAAGTGGTGTATCAGTGTAAGGACGGACATACGACAAAGGAAGGAGCCACCAAGAAATCTGTCTTTTGTAGAGCTGGAGTTTGGACAGATGTCCCAACATGTG CACCTTCTACTGGACCCGGTCATCCTACTGTTACATCCA TCGATAATTGTGGAGCGTTCCCTCAGGTTACAAACGGACTTGCTGAGCCATATGAGCGACTTCATTTGAAATACACGTGTCAGGACTATTACAAATTAGTGGGTCCTGACACAGTGGTGTGTCACAGAGGAGGCACGTGGTCCGAAGTCCCCACATGTAAAG aggACTTCTGTCGTCTGAACACTGCAGAGTATCCTGACCTATTAGATACTGGCAATACATTAATCAGAAATGGGGACACAGTGTACCCGAGATGTATAGATATACGGACGTTTCACAACTATGTTGTGATTCGGTGCATTGAAGGGAAACTCAGTGTATCCAGAT gtTGCAACTGGGCCAAGATAAAACTT GATCAGTGCTGA
- the LOC122841806 gene encoding microfibril-associated glycoprotein 4-like, translating to MPLRPQSSFAVSLKPTAVKDSCFHPSSLKCYRCAAAAAAARSFINLWVIKAGENPQTVVRFLRQNSEKLQLTSITVLHPSSSNSTTLDMKLLSALLLLLVPLLASSLILDCSDVYLQNPSNPSGVYTIYPIGSTSGVQVYCDMDSHGGRWTVFQRRMDGTVSFYRKWKDYKIGFGNPAGEYWLGLDKLHNLFRQKKFELVVDMEDFEGNKAYARYSSFSVGPEWEGYPLYVAGYIDGGAGDSLTYLHFHKFATFDNYQHVGSENCPKHFLGAFWSGPTCQYGNPNGVYSWGSEGTRHEVGVIWNSWKGRMYSLKAISMKIRPAE from the exons ATGCCATTGAG accTCAGTCATCATTTGCCGTCAGCCTCAAGCCCACAGCTGTGAAGGACTCATGTTTCCACCCGTCCAGTTTGAAGTGTTATcggtgtgcagcagcagcagcagctgctcggTCATTTATTAATCTGTGGGTGATAAAAGCAGGTGAGAACCCTCAGACTGTCGTCAGATTCCTGCGGCAGAACTCAGAAAAACTCCAGCTGACATCCATCACAGTTTTACatcccagcagcagcaacagcacaACTCTGGATATGAAG ctgctgtcagctcttctcctcctgctggtTCCTCTGTTGGCCAGCAGTCTGATTTTGGACTGCAGCGACGTTTATCTTCAGAATCCCAGCAATCCCAGTGGAGTTTACACCATCTATCCCATCGGATCCACATCTGGTGTCCAG gtttACTGTGACATGGACTCACATGGAGGACGATGGACC GTGTTCCAGAGAAGGATGGACGGCACGGTTAGCTTCTACAGGAAGTGGAAAGACTACAAGATAGGCTTCGGGAATCCCGCCGGAGAGTACTGGCTTG GTCTGGATAAACTCCACAACTTATTCCGTCAGAAAAAGTTCGAGCTGGTAGTGGACATGGAGGACTTTGAAGGAAACAAGGCGTACGCTCGTTACTCCTCGTTCAGTGTGGGTCCTGAGTGGGAAGGTTATCCTCTGTACGTGGCCGGTTACATCGACGGAGGAGCAG GAGACTCCCTGACATATCTCCATTTTCATAAATTTGCTACTTTCGACAATTATCAACACGTCGGGTCGGAAAACTGTCCAAAACATTTCCTGGGAGCTTTCTGGTCCGGTCCGACATGCCAGTACGGAAACCCAAACGGAGTCTACAGCTGGGGCAGTGAGGGGACCAGACATGAGGTCGGAGTAATCTGGAACAGCTGGAAGGGCAGAATGTATTCTCTCAAGGCCATCAGCATGAAGATTCGCCCTGCTGAGTAA
- the zbtb41 gene encoding zinc finger and BTB domain-containing protein 41 isoform X1, with protein MKRKPNSMVLPKRGRLATNSSAAEECSIPSNPNTVQDSSLPLRRLTMSQHSDNLLAFLNEDRTRQRFCDVSVLVGGTVYRAHKAVLAHGSSYFHAELSKNSGTMTHVTLDHVEDSVFQHLLGFLYTSECAVAETDLPALAEAARFLDMMDVLKLLCEDGKAIFSQGETRETELEIPSCDAAGADAEVQSTLSSKISPQHSVAESTNPASSREVKTCPKSATTRRSVCSRKTPSKHRKDNGKYCISNPTEQQRVESPGRPDEHKVDGVLEVNRDVKETPKPSQGDDVMEEDTEEDEQDVNVGAVSQKNICEASGNDRMALEEGSHTDRTEAPSGQDRDVHMPPTASTNQSPEYPEGLAPVIIQTSSKKTLKCPKCEKTFDRAGKYESHTRVHTGEKPFQCDICLQCYSTKSNLTVHKKKHAGDAPIPKKEHKCPFCNKLHASKKTLAKHVRRFHPDHTQEFFAARKKKSEGWKCAICSKTFSRRPHLQEHMILHTQDRPFKCSFCDEYFKSRFARLKHQEKYHLGETHPKPFRFCWSKSLQSTLRKKKKKRKWCRRCFLFYFIFLQRAGPFPCEICGRQFNDTGNKKRHIECTHGGKRKWTCYVCGKSVRERTTLREHLRIHSGEKPHLCSICGQSFRHSSSYRLHLRVHHDDKRYECDQCGKTFIRHDHLTKHQKIHSGEKAHQCEECGKCFRRHDHLTVHYKSVHLGEKVWQKYKTAVHQCEVCKKEFKGKSSLEMHFRTHSGEKPHRCPECHQTFRIKKTLTKHMVIHSDARPFNCPHCSATFKRKDKLKYHVDHVHSARFTEPGANPTLTLTPSQDKAASAPFQGTPKSAPRSASNPAAVCIPVTLVPVPMAAGGPGDLHPHRAASLSSQTHSVVNVQAQGQQQQQQQNPGYQAATDLAFLEKYTLTPQPANIVHPVRPDQMLDPREQSYLGTLLGLDSAPSVQTISNSDHTHR; from the exons ATgaagagaaaaccaaacagtATGGTTCTTCCAAAGCGTGGGAGGCTGGCGACAAACTCATCCGCTGCAGAGGAGTGCAGTATCCCCTCGAACCCCAATACCGTCCAGGATTCGTCCCTTCCTCTCAGACGCCTCACCATGTCACAGCACAGTGACAACCTCCTTGCGTTTCTGAACGAGGACCGGACCCGGCAGAGGTTCTGCGATGTGTCCGTGTTGGTGGGTGGGACGGTTTATAGAGCCCACAAAGCCGTCCTGGCCCACGGGAGCAGCTACTTTCATGCAGAGCTCTCCAAGAACTCGGGCACAATGACTCACGTCACTCTGGACCACGTGGAGGATTCGGTTTTCCAGCATCTGCTCGGCTTCCTGTACACGTCAGAGTGTGCCGTTGCAGAGACAGACCTCCCAGCTCTAGCTGAAGCAGCCAGGTTCTTGGATATGATGGACGTATTAAAGCTCTTGTGCGAGGACGGGAAAGCTATCTTTTCCCAGGGAGAGACGAGGGAAACTGAGTTAGAAATTCCCTCCTGTGATGCTGCTGGGGCGGACGCAGAGGTCCAGAGCACCCTAAGCAGCAAAATCTCCCCGCAGCACAGTGTTGCTGAAAGTACTAATCCAGCTTCAAGTAGGGAGGTGAAGACATGTCCGAAAAGTGCTACCACGCGGAGATCAGTTTGTTCAAGAAAAACACCCTCTAAGCATAGGAAAGACAATGGAAAGTACTGTATCAGCAATCCTACGGAGCAACAAAGAGTTGAATCACCAGGGAGACCAGATGAACACAAAGTGGACGGTGTTTTGGAGGTTAATCGGGATGTGAAAGAGACCCCCAAACCGTCTCAGGGCGATGACGTGATGGAGGAGGACACGGAGGAGGACGAGCAAGATGTTAACGTTGGTGCTGTTTCGCAGAAGAACATTTGTGAGGCTTCTGGAAATGACAGGATGGCTTTAGAGGAAGGTTCACACACTGACAGAACAGAGGCCCCATCCGGGCAAGATAGGGACGTTCACATGCCTCCAACAGCAAGCACTAACCAGAGTCCAGAGTATCCTGAGGGTCTGGCTCCAGTTATCATCCAAACATCCAGCAAAAAGACTCTTAAGTGTCCCAAATGTGAGAAGACTTTTGATCGTGCAG GGAAATACGAGAGTCACACCAGAGtccacacaggagagaagccTTTCCAGTGTGACATATGCCTCCAGTGCTACTCCACCAAGTCCAACCTGACGGTGCACAAGAAGAAGCATGCAGGCGATGCTCCTATTCCAAAGAAGGAGCACAAGTGTCCCTTTTGCAACAAACTCCATGCCAGCAAGAAAACTCTGGCCAAGCATGTCAGAAG GTTTCATCCCGATCACACTCAGGAGTTTTTTGCTGCGAGGAAAAAGAAGAGCGAAGGCTGGAAATGTGCA ATTTGTTCGAAGACGTTCAGCCGCAGGCCTCACCTGCAGGAGCACATGATCCTCCACACCCAGGACCGGCCCTTCAAATGCTCCTTCTGTGACGAGTACTTCAAGTCCAGGTTTGCGAGGCTGAAGCACCAAGAGAAATATCACTTGGGTGAGACACATCCGAAGCCCTTCCGTTTTTGCTGGTCAAAATCTTTACAATCCacgttaagaaaaaaaaaaaagaaaagaaaatggtgtagaagatgttttttattttattttatttttctccaacgTGCAGGTCCGTTTCCCTGTGAGATCTGTGGACGGCAGTTCAACGACACCGGCAACAAGAAGAGGCACATAGAGTGCACACACGGAGGCAAAAGAAAGTGGACCTGCTACGTTTGTGGGAAATCAGTGAGGGAAAG GACGACGTTAAGGGAACACTTGCGTATTCACAGCGGAGAGAAACCTCATCTCTGCAGCATTTGTGGGCAAAGTTTCCGTCACAGCAGTTCCTACAG GCTTCACCTCAGAGTTCACCATGACGACAAGCGCTATGAGTGCGACCAATGTGGGAAAACCTTCATACGCCACGATCACCTGACCAAGCATCAGAAAATACACTCTG gtgAGAAAGCACACCAGTGTGAAGAATGTGGGAAGTGCTTCAGGCGCCACGATCATCTGACAGTGCACTATAAAAGTGTTCATTTGGGAGAGAAAGTTTGGCAGAA atataaaactgctgtGCATCAATGTGAGGTTTGCAAGAAAGAGTTTAAAGGAAAGTCCAGTTTGGAGATGCACTTCAGGACTCACTCAG GCGAGAAACCCCACAGATGCCCTGAGTGCCATCAGACCTTTCGGATCAAGAAGACCTTAACGAAGCACATGGTGATCCACTCGGACGCCCGTCCCTTTAACTGTCCGCACTGCAGCGCCACCTTCAAGAGAAAAGACAAGCTGAAGTACCATGTGGACCACGTGCACAGCGCCAGGTTCACCGAGCCTGGcgctaaccctaccctaaccctaacccccaGCCAGGACAAAGCCGCCTCCGCTCCTTTTCAGGGAACCCCCAAGTCGGCCCCGCGAAGCGCCTCCAACCCGGCCGCCGTCTGCATCCCCGTCACTTTAGTCCCTGTTCCCATGGCAGCGGGAGGTCCGGGAGACCTTCACCCCCACCGGGCCGCCTCTCTCTCGTCTCAGACCCACAGCGTGGTAAACGTTCAGGCTCagggccagcagcagcagcagcagcagaaccccGGCTACCAGGCAGCAACAGATCTGGCTTTCTTAGAGAAGTACACCCTGACCCCTCAGCCGGCCAACATCGTCCATCCCGTAAGGCCCGACCAGATGCTGGACCCTCGAGAGCAGTCGTACCTGGGGACGCTGCTGGGCCTGGACTCGGCTCCCTCTGTTCAAACCATCTCCAACTCCGATCACACTCAccgatga